The following are from one region of the Mesorhizobium sp. B2-8-5 genome:
- a CDS encoding glutamine synthetase family protein — MDNPNAVTTSPSGSTPAEAKAFLDAHPEIEAFDIVLTDANGIGRGKIVRRHELMGIFESGRHLPISILGLDITGEDVHETGLVWDTGDGDLRAWPIPGTLAPLFGTKPPRGQVLMSMHHLDGEPMTSDPRLVLARQVELLAARGLHPAGAFELEFFLLANERDADGKVQAARAVLDGRRSAKTEVYSVDHLHGMEPLFSDIYAAAKAQGIPTETVISEYAPGQYELTLNYRKDVMRAADDLVMLKRLVRAQARRHGVTACFMAKPIEAYAGSGMHFHVSLQDDAGRNVFTEAAGEKWSPTLLNALGGLIHTMAESMLVFAPHANSWRRFVAQSYAPVAPTWGVNNRSVALRVPAGDAKNRRIEHRPSGVDANPYLIAATVLAGIVKGLDEGLDPGPETTGNGYEQAPEKSTMPADWRAAIEAARGSDFLKSALGADLHRTFVAIKQAEYLRVARTVSELDYHLYLHEV, encoded by the coding sequence ATGGACAATCCGAACGCCGTAACAACTTCGCCCTCCGGCTCGACGCCCGCCGAGGCGAAGGCCTTTCTCGACGCGCATCCCGAGATCGAGGCTTTCGACATCGTGCTTACCGACGCCAACGGCATCGGTCGCGGCAAGATCGTGCGCCGGCACGAGCTGATGGGCATTTTCGAGAGCGGCCGGCATCTTCCGATCTCGATCCTCGGCCTCGACATCACCGGCGAGGACGTGCACGAAACCGGGCTGGTCTGGGACACCGGCGACGGAGACCTGCGCGCATGGCCGATCCCAGGCACGTTGGCGCCGCTCTTCGGCACCAAACCGCCGCGCGGCCAGGTGCTGATGTCGATGCACCACCTCGACGGCGAGCCGATGACCTCAGACCCACGGCTGGTGCTGGCAAGGCAGGTGGAACTGCTGGCGGCACGCGGCCTGCATCCGGCCGGCGCCTTCGAACTCGAATTTTTTCTCCTTGCCAACGAACGCGACGCGGACGGCAAGGTGCAAGCCGCCCGCGCGGTGCTCGACGGCCGCCGTTCGGCCAAGACCGAGGTCTATTCGGTCGACCATCTGCATGGCATGGAGCCGCTGTTTTCCGACATCTACGCGGCCGCCAAGGCGCAAGGCATTCCGACCGAGACGGTAATCTCCGAGTACGCGCCCGGCCAGTACGAGCTGACGCTCAACTACCGCAAGGACGTGATGCGGGCGGCCGACGACCTCGTCATGCTGAAGCGGCTGGTCAGGGCACAGGCGCGCCGGCACGGCGTTACTGCCTGCTTCATGGCCAAGCCGATCGAGGCCTATGCCGGCTCGGGCATGCATTTCCATGTCTCGCTGCAGGACGATGCGGGCCGGAACGTCTTCACAGAGGCCGCCGGTGAAAAGTGGTCGCCAACACTGCTCAATGCGCTTGGCGGCCTCATCCACACCATGGCGGAATCGATGCTGGTGTTTGCCCCGCATGCCAATTCATGGCGGCGCTTCGTCGCTCAATCCTACGCGCCGGTGGCGCCGACATGGGGCGTCAACAACCGCTCGGTGGCGCTGCGCGTGCCGGCGGGCGACGCCAAGAACCGCCGCATCGAGCACCGGCCGTCGGGCGTCGACGCCAATCCCTACCTGATCGCCGCAACGGTGCTGGCCGGCATCGTCAAAGGCCTGGATGAGGGTCTGGACCCCGGCCCCGAGACGACCGGGAATGGCTACGAGCAGGCCCCGGAGAAGTCGACCATGCCGGCCGACTGGCGCGCCGCGATCGAGGCGGCCAGGGGCTCCGATTTCCTGAAATCAGCGCTCGGCGCCGACCTGCATCGCACCTTCGTGGCGATCAAGCAGGCGGAATATCTGCGTGTCGCCCGCACCGTCAGCGAGCTGGATTATCATCTCTATCTGCACGAGGTGTGA
- the guaD gene encoding guanine deaminase, with the protein MTSKLLRGRTLSFLRWPEAIDDHSAWRYEEDGGLLIDNGKIVAAGSYAEVLKKAGAGVETIDHRPHLILPGFLDAHVHVPQMQIIASYGAELLDWLNKYTFPEESKFQNAQHGRRIARLFLDEMLRHGTTTVAAYCSVHKSSAEAFFAESHERNMLNIAGKVMMDRNAPDGVLDTPQTGYDDTKALIAEWHGKGRQLYAITPRFAITSTPEQMEMAGALCREYPDLHMQTHLSENHAEIAFTQELYPWSRDYTDVYEHYGLLGKKSLFGHCIHLSEREADALSRSGSVAVFCPTSNLFLGSGLFDYQRYRQREAPLRIAAATDVGGGTNYSMLRTMDEGYKVIALNGEKLNPFQSFWQLTRGNAEALSVADKVGTLDEGTDADIVVLDAHATPGMRLRMETVETLAEELFLLQTLGDDRAVREVYVAGRPAKSAVAA; encoded by the coding sequence ATGACATCGAAACTTCTGCGCGGCCGCACGCTGTCTTTCCTGCGCTGGCCCGAAGCGATAGACGACCATTCCGCCTGGCGCTACGAGGAGGATGGCGGGTTGCTGATCGACAACGGCAAGATCGTTGCCGCCGGCTCCTATGCGGAGGTCTTGAAGAAGGCGGGCGCCGGTGTCGAGACGATCGACCATCGTCCGCATCTCATCCTGCCGGGCTTCCTCGACGCCCATGTGCATGTGCCGCAGATGCAGATCATCGCCTCTTACGGCGCCGAGCTGCTCGACTGGCTGAACAAATACACGTTTCCGGAAGAATCGAAATTCCAGAACGCGCAGCACGGGCGCCGCATCGCCAGGCTGTTCCTCGACGAGATGTTGCGGCATGGCACGACGACGGTCGCTGCCTATTGCTCGGTCCACAAATCTTCCGCCGAAGCCTTCTTCGCCGAGTCGCATGAACGCAACATGCTCAACATCGCCGGCAAGGTGATGATGGACCGCAACGCACCGGACGGCGTGCTCGACACGCCTCAGACCGGCTATGACGATACCAAGGCGCTGATCGCCGAATGGCACGGCAAGGGCCGCCAGCTCTACGCCATCACGCCGCGCTTCGCGATCACGTCAACGCCCGAGCAGATGGAGATGGCCGGCGCGCTGTGCCGCGAATATCCCGATCTCCACATGCAGACGCATCTGTCGGAAAACCACGCCGAGATCGCCTTCACCCAGGAGCTCTATCCCTGGTCGCGCGACTACACCGACGTCTATGAGCATTACGGCCTGCTCGGCAAAAAGAGCCTGTTCGGCCACTGCATCCATCTTTCCGAGCGTGAGGCCGATGCGCTCTCGCGATCGGGTTCGGTCGCGGTGTTCTGCCCGACCTCCAATCTTTTCCTGGGCTCCGGCCTGTTCGATTATCAGCGCTATCGCCAGCGCGAGGCACCGCTCAGGATCGCGGCCGCCACCGATGTCGGCGGCGGCACCAACTATTCGATGCTGCGCACCATGGATGAAGGCTACAAGGTCATCGCGCTGAACGGTGAGAAGCTCAACCCTTTCCAGTCCTTCTGGCAGCTGACGCGCGGCAATGCCGAGGCGCTGTCGGTGGCCGACAAGGTCGGCACGCTGGACGAAGGCACCGATGCCGATATCGTCGTGCTCGACGCCCACGCCACGCCGGGCATGCGGCTCAGGATGGAGACGGTGGAAACGCTGGCGGAAGAACTCTTCCTGCTGCAGACGCTGGGCGACGACCGCGCTGTGCGCGAGGTCTATGTGGCGGGGCGGCCGGCGAAGAGCGCCGTTGCGGCGTGA
- a CDS encoding CobW family GTP-binding protein: MSDTQTQIPVTVLTGYLGAGKTTLLNRILSENHGKRYAVIVNEFGEIGIDNDLIVESDEEIYEMNNGCVCCTVRGDLIRVVEGLMKRPGRFDAIVVETTGLADPVPVAQTFFMDDDVRTKTKLDAVVALVDAKHLPLRLKDSKEAEDQIAFADVVVLNKTDLVTPEELEKVEATIRAINPAARIHRTQRSGVALSEVLDRGAFDLSRALENDPHFLDADDHDHDHECGPDCDHDHHHHDGHDHHHHHHASDIHDVTVKSVSLRGGEMDPKKFFPWIEKVTQMEGPNILRLKGIIALKGDEDRYVLQGVHMILEGDHQRAWKDGEKHESRLVFIGRDLDAERLRKSFEACQAA; encoded by the coding sequence ATGAGCGATACACAGACGCAAATCCCCGTAACCGTTCTCACCGGCTATCTCGGCGCGGGCAAGACGACGCTGCTCAACCGCATCCTGTCGGAGAATCACGGCAAGCGCTACGCCGTCATCGTCAACGAGTTCGGCGAGATCGGCATCGACAACGACCTGATCGTCGAATCCGACGAGGAAATCTACGAGATGAACAATGGCTGCGTGTGCTGTACGGTGCGCGGCGACCTGATCCGCGTCGTCGAAGGCCTGATGAAACGGCCTGGCCGCTTCGACGCGATCGTCGTCGAGACCACCGGCCTCGCCGATCCGGTGCCGGTGGCGCAGACCTTCTTCATGGACGACGACGTGCGCACCAAGACCAAGCTCGACGCGGTTGTGGCGCTGGTCGACGCCAAGCACCTGCCGCTGCGCTTGAAGGATTCCAAGGAGGCCGAGGACCAGATCGCCTTCGCCGACGTGGTGGTGCTGAACAAGACCGACCTCGTCACGCCCGAAGAGCTGGAAAAGGTCGAAGCGACGATCCGCGCCATCAACCCGGCGGCCAGGATCCATCGCACCCAGCGCTCCGGCGTGGCGCTTAGCGAAGTGCTCGACCGCGGCGCCTTCGACCTGTCGCGCGCGCTGGAGAACGATCCGCACTTCCTCGACGCGGACGACCACGATCACGACCATGAATGCGGGCCGGACTGCGACCACGACCATCATCATCATGACGGCCACGATCATCACCATCACCACCATGCCTCCGACATCCACGACGTGACGGTGAAGTCGGTGTCGCTGCGCGGCGGCGAGATGGACCCGAAGAAATTCTTCCCCTGGATCGAGAAAGTGACCCAGATGGAAGGGCCTAACATCCTGCGGCTGAAGGGCATCATCGCGCTGAAGGGCGACGAGGACCGCTATGTGCTGCAAGGCGTGCACATGATCCTCGAGGGCGATCACCAGCGCGCATGGAAGGACGGCGAGAAACACGAAAGCCGGCTGGTCTTCATCGGCCGCGATCTCGACGCCGAGCGGTTGCGCAAGAGTTTTGAAGCCTGCCAAGCGGCTTGA
- a CDS encoding glycerate kinase, whose protein sequence is MTDPKSFLTSIFNAAVAAADPEKTIRSHLPAKPKGRTIVIGAGKGSAQMAAAFEKLWDSPIDGLVVTRYGYGARCERIEIIEAAHPVPDAAGLEASRRLLEKVQGLTADDLVVALISGGGSALLPSPAAGLTLADEIAVNEALLASGAPIAAMNTIRKHVSTVKGGRLAAAAHPARLVSLVVSDIPGDNPALVASGPTIPDTGSREDALASIAAYGMKLPASVMAHIQSPAADAPRPDDPRFAGNEVHLTASAGVSLEAAAAEAKRQGIEAVILSDSIEGEAREVGGVHAAIAREVATRNRPFAKPVLILSGGETTVTLRAKGKGGRNSEFLLAFAIGIDGVNGIHALAADTDGIDGSENNAGAFADGSTVARMRAAGADAKAMLAGNNAWTAFNAVGDLFVPGPTGTNVNDLRAILVR, encoded by the coding sequence ATGACCGACCCGAAAAGCTTCCTGACCTCGATCTTCAACGCCGCCGTCGCCGCCGCCGACCCGGAAAAGACGATCCGCAGTCATTTGCCGGCGAAGCCGAAAGGCCGCACCATCGTCATCGGCGCGGGAAAAGGCTCGGCGCAGATGGCGGCAGCCTTCGAGAAGCTCTGGGACAGTCCCATCGACGGCCTTGTCGTCACCCGCTACGGTTACGGTGCCAGATGCGAGCGTATCGAAATCATCGAGGCGGCGCATCCGGTGCCGGATGCCGCCGGCCTGGAAGCCTCGCGCCGGCTGCTTGAGAAGGTACAGGGCTTAACCGCTGACGATCTGGTGGTAGCGCTGATCTCCGGCGGCGGCTCGGCCCTGCTGCCATCGCCGGCTGCTGGATTGACGCTCGCCGACGAGATCGCTGTCAACGAGGCGCTGCTTGCCTCCGGCGCGCCGATCGCGGCGATGAACACTATCCGCAAGCATGTCTCGACCGTCAAGGGTGGACGCCTGGCCGCGGCCGCTCATCCGGCGCGCTTGGTGTCGCTGGTTGTCTCCGACATCCCCGGCGACAACCCGGCGCTGGTTGCTTCGGGACCGACCATTCCCGACACAGGCAGCCGCGAGGATGCGCTGGCGTCGATCGCCGCCTATGGCATGAAGCTGCCGGCTTCGGTGATGGCGCACATTCAGTCGCCCGCAGCCGACGCGCCGCGCCCCGACGATCCGCGCTTCGCCGGCAACGAAGTTCACCTGACCGCCTCGGCCGGCGTCTCGCTGGAAGCCGCTGCCGCCGAAGCGAAGCGGCAAGGCATCGAGGCCGTCATCCTGTCGGATTCGATCGAAGGCGAGGCGCGTGAGGTCGGCGGCGTGCATGCCGCGATCGCGCGCGAGGTGGCGACCCGCAACCGCCCCTTCGCCAAGCCGGTGCTGATCCTGTCAGGTGGCGAGACCACTGTGACCTTGCGCGCCAAGGGCAAGGGTGGCCGCAACTCGGAATTTCTGCTTGCCTTCGCTATCGGCATCGACGGCGTGAACGGCATACATGCGTTGGCCGCCGACACCGACGGCATCGACGGCTCCGAGAACAATGCCGGCGCCTTCGCCGACGGCTCGACCGTGGCGCGCATGCGTGCGGCAGGCGCCGACGCCAAGGCGATGCTCGCCGGCAACAATGCCTGGACGGCTTTCAATGCGGTCGGGGATCTGTTCGTGCCGGGTCCGACCGGGACGAATGTCAATGATCTACGGGCGATACTCGTCCGTTAG
- a CDS encoding WD40 repeat domain-containing protein, which translates to MPTVAPLDLEGHCVAAVFLNDVPHFALADGAIHRLDNGQKTVQANDGLLATFHDAANDRLITGGEDGKVFAVKAGGEVDELASAGKKWITSVASGPQGAIAYASGKTAFVRFADGKIKEFNHPRSVEGLAFSPKGMRFGVARYNGATLHFPAAEGKPVELEWAGAHTGIIFSPDGAFLVTTMQENALHGWKLADGKHMRMSGYPGKVKSLSWSVKGKWLASSGAPAAIVWPFASKDGPMGKAPLELGTRGNTMVTCVACHPSQDVVAIGYEDGMVIAARFADAKEVLLRRPGKGAITSMMWDKEERRIVFGSATGDCGVIDIAA; encoded by the coding sequence ATGCCCACAGTCGCCCCGCTTGATCTCGAAGGCCATTGCGTTGCGGCCGTGTTCCTCAACGACGTGCCGCATTTCGCTTTGGCCGACGGCGCGATCCATCGGTTGGACAATGGACAAAAGACGGTGCAGGCCAATGACGGCCTGCTTGCCACCTTCCACGACGCGGCCAACGACCGGCTGATCACCGGCGGCGAGGACGGCAAGGTGTTTGCCGTGAAGGCCGGTGGCGAGGTGGACGAACTGGCCAGCGCCGGCAAAAAGTGGATCACCAGCGTCGCCTCGGGGCCGCAGGGCGCTATCGCCTATGCCTCGGGCAAGACCGCCTTCGTGCGTTTCGCCGACGGCAAGATCAAGGAATTTAACCATCCGCGCTCGGTAGAGGGGCTCGCCTTCTCGCCCAAGGGCATGCGTTTCGGCGTCGCCCGCTACAATGGCGCGACGCTGCATTTCCCGGCCGCCGAGGGCAAGCCGGTGGAGCTCGAATGGGCGGGCGCCCATACCGGCATCATCTTTTCGCCGGACGGCGCCTTCCTCGTCACCACCATGCAGGAAAACGCGCTGCATGGCTGGAAGCTTGCCGACGGCAAGCACATGCGCATGAGCGGCTATCCGGGCAAGGTGAAAAGCCTGTCCTGGAGCGTGAAGGGCAAATGGCTGGCGAGCTCGGGCGCGCCGGCGGCGATCGTCTGGCCCTTCGCCAGCAAAGACGGGCCGATGGGCAAGGCGCCGCTGGAGCTCGGCACGCGCGGCAACACCATGGTGACATGCGTTGCCTGCCATCCGAGCCAGGATGTCGTGGCGATCGGCTACGAAGACGGCATGGTGATCGCGGCGCGCTTCGCCGACGCCAAGGAAGTGCTGCTGCGCCGCCCCGGCAAGGGCGCCATCACCTCCATGATGTGGGACAAGGAAGAGCGCCGCATCGTGTTCGGCAGCGCGACCGGCGATTGCGGCGTGATCGATATCGCTGCGTAG
- a CDS encoding UdgX family uracil-DNA binding protein (This protein belongs to the uracil DNA glycosylase superfamily, members of which act in excision repair of DNA. However, it belongs more specifically to UdgX branch, whose founding member was found to bind uracil in DNA (where it does not belong), without cleaving it, appears to promote DNA repair by a pathway involving RecA, rather than base excision.) gives MPTTPAPHHAKVKVKHWPTPEPADVVAPEAEDIPELREEAKGCRRCPLWHDATQTVFGEGPESADVVFVGEQPGDQEDLAGKPFVGPAGRIFDSTLDDAEIDRRKVYVTNAVKHFKFEPRGKRRIHSKPNAGEIQACRWWLDKELDLVKPNLVVALGATAAQSLLGKAVPITKMRGDVIEREDGLRVFVTIHPSFILRIRDREDKEAERDRFLQDMRKVKGLMRA, from the coding sequence ATGCCAACCACCCCAGCACCGCACCATGCCAAGGTGAAGGTCAAGCATTGGCCGACGCCCGAGCCGGCCGATGTGGTGGCGCCTGAAGCCGAAGACATTCCGGAGTTGCGCGAAGAGGCGAAAGGCTGCCGCCGCTGCCCGCTTTGGCATGACGCAACGCAGACCGTGTTCGGCGAAGGACCAGAAAGCGCGGACGTAGTCTTCGTCGGCGAACAGCCCGGCGATCAGGAGGATCTGGCCGGCAAGCCATTTGTCGGCCCGGCCGGCAGAATATTCGACAGCACCCTGGACGATGCCGAAATCGATCGCCGCAAGGTCTATGTGACCAATGCGGTGAAGCACTTCAAATTCGAACCGCGCGGCAAGAGGCGCATCCATTCGAAGCCCAATGCCGGCGAAATCCAGGCCTGCCGCTGGTGGCTGGACAAGGAGCTCGACCTCGTCAAGCCGAACCTCGTGGTGGCGCTCGGCGCGACGGCGGCGCAGTCGCTGCTCGGCAAGGCCGTGCCGATCACCAAGATGCGCGGCGATGTGATCGAGCGCGAGGATGGCTTGCGCGTGTTTGTGACCATCCACCCCTCCTTCATCCTGCGCATCCGCGATCGGGAGGACAAGGAGGCGGAGAGGGACCGGTTTTTGCAGGATATGCGGAAGGTGAAGGGGCTGATGAGGGCGTGA
- a CDS encoding MarR family winged helix-turn-helix transcriptional regulator, with protein sequence MAKADKTATMSRLHSAARLARTALAARLLAHGFYAGQDQIMLALDREDGQTPGNLAGRLGVRPPTITKTINRLQAQGFLEKRASNADARQAHIFLTESGRETIRAIEKSVKKTEKQALKGLDKKDQKALFKLLARIEANLSNEDLVLMDDDAELDEA encoded by the coding sequence ATGGCCAAGGCGGACAAGACAGCGACAATGAGCCGGCTGCATTCGGCGGCAAGGCTGGCGCGCACGGCGCTCGCCGCGCGGCTTCTGGCGCACGGCTTCTACGCCGGCCAGGACCAGATCATGCTGGCGCTCGACCGCGAGGACGGCCAGACCCCAGGCAATCTCGCCGGCCGGCTAGGCGTGCGCCCGCCGACTATCACCAAGACCATCAACCGGCTGCAGGCCCAGGGTTTCCTCGAAAAGCGCGCCTCCAACGCCGATGCCCGGCAGGCCCATATCTTCCTCACCGAGTCCGGCCGCGAAACCATCCGCGCCATCGAGAAGTCGGTCAAGAAGACCGAGAAGCAGGCGCTGAAGGGCCTCGACAAGAAGGACCAGAAAGCGCTGTTCAAGCTGCTCGCCCGTATCGAGGCGAACCTGTCGAACGAAGACCTGGTGCTTATGGACGACGACGCGGAGTTGGACGAAGCGTAA
- a CDS encoding heme-degrading domain-containing protein — MATADDIALIKKQEATLVFPAFDEAVAFKIGSAIRDRALKENLPVIVDIRTFDRPLFYAAMPGSNASNPDWARRKINVVKRYLRSTYRLVLEQQRPDRTFKIGEGLDIADYVLAGGGFPVTVKGAGVIGVIAVSGLPEREDHGVVVDALCAHLGIDASGLALPPEEK, encoded by the coding sequence ATGGCCACCGCCGACGACATCGCTCTGATCAAGAAACAGGAAGCCACGCTGGTCTTCCCGGCCTTCGACGAGGCCGTCGCTTTCAAGATCGGCTCTGCCATTAGGGACCGGGCGCTGAAGGAAAACCTGCCTGTTATCGTCGACATCAGGACCTTCGACCGGCCGCTCTTCTACGCCGCGATGCCGGGCTCGAATGCTTCCAATCCCGACTGGGCACGGCGCAAGATCAACGTCGTGAAGCGCTATCTGAGAAGCACCTATCGCCTGGTGCTGGAGCAGCAGCGACCGGACCGCACCTTCAAAATCGGTGAAGGCCTGGATATCGCGGACTATGTGTTGGCCGGCGGCGGCTTCCCGGTCACAGTGAAAGGTGCCGGCGTCATCGGTGTCATCGCGGTCTCGGGCCTGCCGGAACGCGAGGATCATGGCGTCGTGGTCGACGCGCTTTGCGCTCATCTTGGCATCGATGCGAGCGGGCTCGCGCTGCCGCCGGAAGAAAAATGA
- a CDS encoding aspartate aminotransferase family protein — protein sequence MHSIDQTSIGGIDVARIAELRETEAAAFRKARPKSEAKLGNGIAGFLGGVPMHWMTDWPTPFPILVDGAKGATITDIDGNKLDDFCLGDTGSMLGHSPPAVARAIRRQSGRGLTYMLPSEDALAIGALLQQRFGLPYWQIATTATDANRFALRVARAVTGREKILVFNGCYHGSVDETMVRLIDGKPVNRPGLAGEFRDLPRATRVVEFNDVAALEAALADRDVACVIAEPVLTNSCMVLPEPGFHDALRRLTRDAGTLLLIDETHTISTGPGGYTRKHGLEPDLFVLGKPVAGGVPASIWGMSEEAATRYGAYNRVKEPGYSGMGTTLSANPLQFAAMRATLEEVMTEEAYAHMDRLARRLDAGLTSVIARNKLRWHVARIGARVEFICAPGPLHNGGEAEKAHAPELEAAIHVALVNRGVLIAPFHNMMLISPATTSAQVSRLIAAFAAVAARLTA from the coding sequence ATGCATTCAATCGACCAAACTTCCATCGGCGGCATCGACGTCGCCCGCATCGCCGAATTGCGCGAGACAGAGGCGGCCGCCTTCCGTAAGGCACGGCCGAAATCCGAGGCGAAGCTGGGCAACGGCATCGCCGGTTTCCTCGGCGGCGTGCCGATGCACTGGATGACCGACTGGCCGACGCCGTTCCCGATCCTGGTCGACGGCGCGAAAGGCGCCACCATCACCGACATCGACGGCAACAAGCTCGACGATTTCTGCCTTGGCGACACCGGTTCGATGCTCGGCCATTCGCCGCCGGCGGTCGCCCGCGCCATCCGCCGGCAGTCCGGGCGCGGGCTGACCTATATGCTGCCCAGCGAGGATGCGCTGGCGATTGGCGCGCTGCTGCAGCAGCGCTTCGGCCTGCCCTACTGGCAGATCGCCACGACCGCCACCGACGCCAATCGCTTCGCGCTGCGCGTCGCCCGTGCCGTGACCGGGCGCGAAAAGATCCTGGTCTTCAACGGCTGCTATCACGGCTCGGTCGACGAGACGATGGTGCGGCTGATCGACGGCAAGCCTGTGAACCGGCCGGGCCTGGCCGGCGAATTCCGCGACCTGCCACGGGCAACGAGGGTTGTCGAATTCAACGATGTTGCCGCACTGGAAGCAGCGCTGGCTGACCGCGACGTCGCCTGCGTCATCGCCGAGCCGGTGCTGACCAATTCCTGCATGGTGCTGCCGGAACCCGGCTTTCACGACGCGCTGCGACGTTTGACCCGCGATGCCGGCACGCTGCTTTTGATCGACGAGACGCACACGATTTCGACCGGCCCCGGCGGCTACACGCGCAAGCACGGGCTAGAGCCGGACCTGTTCGTGCTCGGCAAGCCGGTAGCGGGCGGCGTGCCGGCGAGCATCTGGGGCATGAGCGAGGAGGCCGCCACGCGCTACGGCGCCTACAACCGGGTGAAGGAGCCCGGCTATTCCGGCATGGGCACGACGCTGTCGGCGAACCCGCTGCAATTCGCGGCGATGCGGGCGACGTTGGAAGAGGTGATGACCGAGGAGGCCTATGCGCATATGGACCGGCTGGCGCGCCGCCTCGACGCCGGGCTGACCTCCGTTATCGCGCGCAACAAGCTGCGCTGGCATGTCGCGCGTATCGGCGCCCGCGTCGAGTTCATCTGCGCGCCCGGGCCGCTGCACAATGGCGGCGAGGCGGAAAAGGCGCATGCGCCTGAGTTGGAGGCCGCAATCCATGTGGCGCTGGTCAATCGCGGCGTGCTGATCGCGCCGTTCCACAACATGATGCTTATCTCGCCGGCAACGACTTCAGCGCAAGTGAGCCGGCTGATCGCCGCCTTCGCCGCGGTTGCGGCAAGGCTTACGGCGTGA
- a CDS encoding urate hydroxylase PuuD, with protein MTDFAIFWDWLSFAVRWLHVITGIAWIGSSFYFVALDLGLRQRPGLPAGAFGEEWQVHGGGFYHIQKYLVAPAEMPEHLTWFKWESYATWLSGFAMLCVVYYAGADLFLIDPNVLNISVPVGILLSLATIGVGWIVYDLLCRSPLGKSDTGLMLVLYCVLVFIAWGLTHLFTGRAAFLHLGAITATIMSANVFMVIIPNQKIVVADLIAGRKPDPKYGKIAKQRSLHNNYLTLPVLFLMLSNHYPLAFGTQFNWVIASLVFIIGVLIRHYFNTVHARKGNPTWTWLGAAVLFMIIIWLSTVPKVLTGEPKASAASAAAQVYIASAHFPAVRDTVLGRCSMCHTEEPVYEGIYHPPKGVLLDTDERIAEHAREIYIQAGRAHAMPPANVSHITDQERALLVAWFEGAGK; from the coding sequence ATGACGGATTTCGCGATTTTCTGGGACTGGCTGAGTTTTGCGGTCCGCTGGCTGCATGTCATTACCGGCATCGCCTGGATCGGCTCGTCCTTCTATTTCGTCGCCCTCGATCTTGGGCTCCGCCAGCGTCCCGGCCTGCCTGCCGGCGCCTTCGGCGAGGAATGGCAGGTGCATGGCGGCGGCTTCTACCATATCCAGAAATATCTGGTGGCGCCGGCCGAGATGCCGGAACACCTCACCTGGTTCAAATGGGAATCCTACGCCACCTGGCTGTCGGGCTTCGCCATGCTCTGCGTGGTCTACTACGCCGGCGCCGATCTCTTCCTGATCGACCCCAATGTGCTCAACATCTCGGTGCCGGTCGGCATCCTTCTGTCGCTGGCCACCATCGGCGTCGGCTGGATCGTCTACGACCTGCTCTGCCGCTCACCGTTGGGTAAAAGCGATACCGGGCTGATGCTGGTGCTCTACTGCGTGCTGGTGTTCATCGCCTGGGGGCTTACACACCTCTTCACCGGCCGCGCCGCCTTCCTGCATCTCGGCGCCATCACCGCCACGATCATGTCGGCCAATGTCTTCATGGTCATCATCCCCAACCAGAAGATCGTCGTCGCCGACCTGATCGCCGGCCGCAAGCCAGACCCGAAATACGGCAAGATCGCCAAGCAGCGCTCGCTGCACAACAACTACCTGACCTTGCCGGTCCTGTTCCTGATGCTGTCGAATCATTATCCGCTGGCTTTCGGCACCCAGTTCAACTGGGTCATCGCCTCGCTGGTCTTCATCATCGGCGTGCTGATCCGGCACTATTTCAACACGGTGCATGCGCGAAAGGGCAACCCGACCTGGACCTGGCTGGGCGCCGCCGTGCTGTTCATGATCATCATCTGGCTGTCGACCGTGCCGAAAGTGCTGACCGGCGAGCCGAAGGCTTCCGCCGCGTCGGCCGCCGCCCAGGTCTACATCGCTTCGGCCCACTTCCCGGCCGTGCGCGACACCGTGCTCGGGCGCTGCTCCATGTGCCATACGGAAGAGCCGGTCTATGAAGGCATCTACCATCCGCCGAAGGGCGTGCTGCTCGACACCGACGAGCGCATCGCCGAGCATGCGCGCGAGATCTATATCCAGGCTGGCCGGGCGCATGCCATGCCGCCCGCCAATGTCAGCCATATAACCGACCAGGAACGGGCCCTTCTGGTCGCCTGGTTCGAAGGCGCCGGAAAGTGA